Proteins encoded in a region of the Sphingomonas sp. HMP9 genome:
- a CDS encoding NYN domain-containing protein has product MIDTTTRNVALLIDADNASAATLDPVLTVLAELGTVNVRRVYGNWSKPALKAWSDMSIKHGIEPQQQFDLTKGKNATDMKMTIDAMDLLFRGRIDGFGIMSSDSDFMPLATRIRQDGIPVYGFGTSRTPEGFRQACTRFIDVGALNETSQPMPAPAPAPVAGEKAAAPAPAPRPKTAQPIDEQVIKLLIDAYNAVKRDEKGYASVAELGQLAGNRSSFDARNYGFNRLSDLIETIPNFQHERREGGRSFVKRLR; this is encoded by the coding sequence ATGATCGATACCACAACGCGCAACGTCGCCCTCCTGATCGACGCGGACAACGCGTCCGCCGCCACGCTCGACCCGGTGCTGACCGTCCTTGCCGAGCTCGGCACGGTCAACGTCCGGCGGGTCTATGGCAACTGGTCCAAGCCTGCGCTGAAGGCGTGGAGCGACATGTCGATCAAGCACGGCATCGAGCCGCAGCAGCAGTTCGACCTGACCAAGGGCAAGAACGCGACCGACATGAAGATGACGATCGACGCGATGGACCTGTTGTTCCGCGGGCGGATCGACGGGTTCGGGATCATGTCGTCGGACAGCGATTTCATGCCGCTGGCGACGCGCATCCGGCAGGACGGCATCCCGGTCTACGGCTTCGGCACCAGCCGCACGCCCGAGGGGTTCCGCCAGGCGTGCACGCGGTTCATCGACGTGGGCGCGCTGAACGAGACGTCGCAGCCGATGCCCGCGCCCGCTCCTGCGCCGGTCGCGGGCGAGAAGGCGGCGGCGCCTGCCCCGGCCCCCCGCCCCAAGACCGCGCAACCGATCGACGAACAGGTGATCAAGCTGCTGATCGACGCGTACAACGCGGTGAAGCGCGACGAGAAGGGCTATGCCAGCGTCGCCGAACTCGGCCAGCTGGCGGGCAACCGCTCGAGCTTCGATGCGCGCAATTACGGGTTCAACCGGCTGTCCGACCTGATCGAGACGATCCCGAACTTCCAGCACGAGCGCCGTGAAGGTGGCCGGTCGTTCGTGAAGCGGCTGCGGTAG
- a CDS encoding DoxX family protein has product MPIPATWSARLLSVMRIVVALVFFSHGISKFFGLPPFPMPMTPLLTAAGVLEVVGGGLLIVGLFTRPVAFVLSGMSAVAYFMAHLPQGPFPIANGGEAAVLYCFVFLYLAAAGGGAWSVDAGRGRS; this is encoded by the coding sequence ATGCCGATACCCGCCACCTGGTCCGCCCGCCTGCTCAGCGTCATGCGGATCGTCGTCGCGCTCGTGTTTTTCAGCCACGGCATCTCGAAATTCTTCGGCCTGCCGCCGTTCCCGATGCCGATGACCCCGCTGCTCACCGCCGCGGGCGTGCTCGAGGTCGTCGGCGGCGGGCTGCTGATCGTCGGCCTGTTCACGCGGCCGGTGGCGTTCGTGCTGTCGGGCATGTCCGCGGTCGCCTATTTCATGGCGCATCTGCCGCAGGGCCCCTTCCCGATCGCCAATGGCGGCGAGGCGGCGGTGCTGTACTGCTTCGTCTTCCTGTACCTCGCCGCGGCGGGCGGCGGCGCGTGGAGCGTGGACGCGGGGCGCGGGCGCAGCTAA
- the smpB gene encoding SsrA-binding protein SmpB, whose translation MARPKPPTFEKTKIVAENRRARYDYYIEQVFEAGIALTGTEVKALRGGEGSIAEAYAEVKGKNVVLVNSNIPEFSHGNRFNHEPKRPRKLLLHEREINKMFGAVARQGMTLVPLMIYFNSKGRAKIELALAKGKQNHDKRDSVKEQDWKREQGRIMRDRG comes from the coding sequence ATGGCACGTCCCAAACCCCCCACCTTCGAGAAGACCAAGATCGTCGCCGAGAACCGGCGCGCACGGTATGATTATTATATCGAGCAGGTGTTCGAGGCGGGCATCGCGCTCACCGGCACAGAGGTGAAGGCACTGCGCGGCGGCGAGGGGTCGATCGCCGAGGCTTATGCCGAGGTGAAGGGCAAGAACGTCGTCCTGGTGAATTCGAATATTCCCGAATTCAGCCATGGCAACCGGTTCAACCACGAGCCCAAGCGGCCCCGTAAGCTGCTGCTGCACGAGCGCGAGATCAACAAGATGTTCGGCGCGGTCGCGCGTCAGGGCATGACGCTCGTGCCCTTGATGATCTACTTCAATTCGAAGGGCCGCGCGAAGATCGAACTGGCGCTCGCCAAGGGCAAGCAGAACCACGACAAGCGCGATTCGGTAAAGGAACAGGACTGGAAGCGCGAGCAGGGCCGGATCATGCGGGATCGCGGATAG
- a CDS encoding DUF2062 domain-containing protein yields the protein MSKAPGSIFSRLAAWSHSNLPTRESMEKNRLLRPVAHRVLAPELWRFTRRSVPRGVALGMVAGILIPVAQTPVAAVFALPFRANVPTAVLTTFITNPLTTPPLWIAAYWIGSSMLRLDEHVPGQPVAEAAARTEWIPWLMQAGPATALGLLVITIVCSVGGYALSALGWRLWIARKWRNRHDNRPGNVS from the coding sequence GTGTCCAAGGCACCGGGCAGCATATTCTCGCGTCTTGCGGCGTGGTCGCATAGCAATCTGCCCACGCGCGAATCGATGGAGAAGAACCGTCTTCTCCGTCCCGTCGCGCACCGCGTGCTTGCGCCCGAGCTCTGGCGGTTCACCCGTCGATCGGTGCCGCGTGGCGTCGCGCTCGGGATGGTCGCCGGCATCCTCATCCCGGTCGCGCAGACGCCGGTCGCCGCGGTCTTCGCGTTGCCGTTTCGCGCCAACGTGCCGACCGCGGTGCTGACCACCTTCATCACCAACCCGCTGACCACGCCGCCGCTATGGATCGCGGCGTATTGGATCGGCTCTTCGATGCTACGGCTCGACGAGCATGTCCCCGGTCAGCCTGTCGCCGAGGCCGCCGCACGGACCGAATGGATCCCGTGGCTGATGCAGGCGGGGCCCGCCACGGCGCTCGGCCTGCTAGTCATCACGATCGTCTGCTCGGTCGGTGGCTATGCGCTCAGCGCGCTGGGCTGGCGGTTGTGGATCGCGCGCAAATGGCGGAACCGGCACGATAATCGCCCTGGTAATGTTTCGTAA
- a CDS encoding M13 family metallopeptidase: MKSFLVAGLLAATAITGVTAAISQTTESAPPAAAPASTGAQYGTFGFDEKGMDKTVQPGDDFYTFANGNWSKANPIPADKSNYGSFNLLSDLSETRTRGILDTAAKDKTSKIGRAYATFLDTGTIEAKGLAPIRPWLGKIAALKDRAGYPALLAEADRAGIGGPFGGGVGQDDKLPEQYALSLGQSGVGLPDRDYYLSTDAKLVEARNAYRAHIAKMLTLAGEPNAEARATALLAFETEIAKVSWTRVDSRDATKTYNKMTVTDLAKRAPGFDFAAYFKAIGTPVPTVIVAQPSAITGIAKLVATAPLGVLKDQLMLRSLDGYADVLPKAFDAEQFAFYGTVLGGTPEQEARWKRGVQFTSGALDDEVSKLYVAQYFPPETKAAADTLVKNVLAAMGRRIDKLEWMAPETKVKAHAKLAAFTPKIGYPSQWKDFSALTITSGDAFGNEWRANEWQHQDNISKLGKPLQRWEWGMTPMTVNAYANFGMVEIVFPAAILQPPFFDPKADDAVNYGGIGAVIGHELSHHFDDQGSKYDAKGQLTDWWTPKDIAGFQALTGKLGAQYDAYEPLPGMHVKGQLTMGENIADLAGLTVAYDAYHTALGGKAAPVLDGFTGDQRFYLGWAQVWRRNYREANLRNRLLTDPHSPSQQRSWVVRNLDPWYAAYKPTAGQKLYLTPEQCVRIW, encoded by the coding sequence ATGAAGTCCTTCCTCGTCGCCGGCCTGCTCGCCGCCACCGCCATCACCGGCGTCACCGCCGCCATCTCGCAAACCACCGAGTCCGCGCCGCCCGCCGCCGCTCCAGCCTCGACCGGCGCGCAGTACGGTACGTTCGGCTTCGACGAGAAGGGCATGGACAAGACCGTCCAGCCCGGCGACGACTTCTACACCTTCGCCAACGGCAACTGGTCGAAGGCCAACCCGATCCCCGCCGACAAGTCGAACTACGGCTCGTTCAACCTGCTGTCCGACCTGTCCGAGACGCGCACCCGCGGCATCCTAGACACCGCCGCAAAGGACAAGACCTCGAAGATCGGCCGCGCCTACGCGACCTTCCTCGATACCGGCACGATCGAGGCCAAGGGGCTCGCCCCGATCCGTCCCTGGCTCGGCAAGATCGCCGCGCTGAAGGACCGCGCCGGCTATCCGGCGCTGCTCGCCGAAGCCGACCGCGCCGGGATCGGCGGCCCGTTTGGCGGCGGCGTCGGCCAGGACGACAAGCTGCCTGAGCAATATGCGCTCTCGCTCGGCCAGTCGGGCGTAGGCCTGCCCGACCGCGATTATTATCTCAGCACCGACGCCAAGCTGGTCGAGGCGCGCAATGCCTACCGCGCGCACATCGCCAAGATGCTGACGCTCGCGGGCGAACCCAATGCCGAGGCGCGCGCCACCGCGCTGCTGGCGTTCGAGACCGAGATCGCCAAGGTCAGCTGGACTCGCGTCGACAGCCGCGATGCCACCAAGACCTACAACAAGATGACCGTCACCGATCTCGCCAAGCGCGCGCCCGGCTTCGATTTCGCCGCCTATTTCAAGGCGATCGGCACGCCGGTCCCGACCGTTATCGTCGCACAGCCCTCGGCGATCACCGGCATCGCCAAGCTCGTTGCGACCGCGCCGCTCGGCGTGCTCAAGGACCAGCTGATGCTCCGCTCGCTCGACGGCTATGCGGACGTCCTGCCCAAGGCGTTCGATGCCGAGCAGTTCGCGTTCTACGGCACCGTCCTCGGCGGCACGCCCGAGCAGGAGGCCCGCTGGAAGCGTGGCGTGCAGTTCACGAGCGGCGCGCTCGATGACGAGGTCAGCAAGCTCTACGTCGCGCAGTATTTCCCGCCCGAAACCAAGGCCGCGGCGGATACTTTGGTCAAGAACGTCCTCGCCGCGATGGGCCGCCGGATCGACAAGCTCGAATGGATGGCGCCCGAGACGAAGGTGAAGGCGCACGCCAAGCTCGCCGCGTTCACGCCCAAGATCGGCTATCCCAGCCAGTGGAAGGATTTCTCCGCGCTGACGATCACTTCCGGCGATGCGTTCGGCAACGAATGGCGCGCCAACGAATGGCAGCACCAGGACAATATTTCGAAGCTCGGCAAGCCGCTGCAGCGCTGGGAATGGGGCATGACGCCGATGACGGTGAACGCTTATGCCAATTTCGGCATGGTCGAGATCGTCTTTCCCGCAGCCATCCTGCAGCCACCCTTCTTCGATCCGAAGGCCGACGATGCGGTCAATTACGGCGGCATCGGCGCGGTGATCGGCCATGAGCTGAGCCATCATTTCGACGACCAGGGCTCGAAATACGACGCCAAGGGTCAGCTCACCGACTGGTGGACGCCCAAGGACATCGCCGGCTTCCAGGCGCTCACCGGCAAGCTCGGCGCACAATATGACGCGTACGAACCGCTGCCGGGCATGCACGTGAAGGGCCAGCTGACGATGGGCGAGAACATCGCCGATCTCGCCGGGCTCACGGTCGCGTACGACGCCTACCACACCGCGCTCGGCGGCAAGGCGGCGCCGGTGCTCGACGGCTTCACCGGCGACCAGCGCTTCTATCTCGGCTGGGCGCAGGTCTGGCGCCGCAACTACCGCGAAGCCAACCTTCGCAACCGCTTGCTGACCGATCCGCACTCGCCATCGCAGCAGCGCAGCTGGGTCGTGCGCAACCTCGACCCCTGGTACGCGGCGTACAAGCCAACCGCCGGGCAGAAGCTGTATCTGACGCCGGAGCAGTGCGTCCGGATCTGGTAA
- the dapA gene encoding 4-hydroxy-tetrahydrodipicolinate synthase: MFSGSIPALVTPFAADGSFDETAYRDFIEWQIEEGSSGLVACGTTGEAATLSYDEHFHVVRVCVDQAKSRVPVIAGAGSNDTRVASANLRAAKDAGADAALMVPPYYNRPGQEGIFRHFEALAATTPLPIILYNVPARTVTDIQPATLARIVEAFPDVFVGVKDASGVLARVSQHRAACGPDFCQLSGNDDMALAFNVMGGTGCISVTANVAPRLCAEFQTACQSGDFVTALAYQDKLYPLHEALFTDASPGPVKYAMSKVRAGFPETLRLPMTPAGETSRMAIDIALSHAGLI, encoded by the coding sequence ATGTTTTCAGGATCGATTCCGGCACTCGTCACGCCGTTCGCCGCCGATGGCAGCTTCGACGAAACCGCGTACCGCGACTTCATCGAATGGCAGATCGAGGAGGGCTCGTCGGGCCTCGTCGCGTGCGGCACCACCGGCGAAGCGGCGACCTTGTCGTATGACGAGCATTTCCACGTCGTCCGCGTCTGCGTCGACCAGGCGAAGAGCCGCGTCCCCGTGATCGCCGGCGCGGGGTCGAACGATACGCGCGTCGCCTCCGCCAACCTGCGCGCTGCCAAGGACGCCGGCGCCGACGCCGCGCTGATGGTGCCGCCTTATTACAACCGGCCGGGGCAGGAGGGCATCTTCCGCCATTTCGAGGCGCTCGCCGCGACGACGCCGCTGCCGATCATCCTCTACAACGTGCCCGCGCGCACGGTGACGGACATCCAGCCGGCGACGCTCGCCCGGATCGTCGAGGCGTTCCCCGACGTGTTCGTCGGCGTGAAGGATGCGAGCGGCGTACTCGCCCGCGTCTCACAGCACCGCGCGGCGTGCGGACCCGATTTCTGCCAGCTGTCGGGCAATGACGACATGGCACTCGCATTCAACGTGATGGGCGGCACCGGCTGCATCTCGGTGACGGCGAACGTCGCGCCCAGGCTGTGCGCCGAGTTCCAGACGGCATGCCAGTCGGGCGATTTCGTCACCGCGCTGGCGTACCAGGACAAGCTCTATCCGCTCCACGAAGCGCTGTTCACCGATGCGTCGCCGGGGCCGGTGAAATACGCGATGTCGAAGGTCCGCGCCGGTTTCCCCGAAACTCTGCGCCTGCCGATGACGCCTGCGGGTGAGACGTCGCGCATGGCCATCGACATCGCTCTGAGCCATGCTGGTCTGATCTAA
- a CDS encoding lytic transglycosylase domain-containing protein — protein sequence MVASMLKTSLLLAVVAGTVAASGGGQQTLDRYSTQLANMGPNAQPMASDGAIAATIAQWRALQQTDALPFDSYAGFLMAHPGWPNEAANRRAAERKAATGSPVSVAAFFRRYPPQSASGGVAYARALQATGARDQAYAAVRTAWRSSGLTPTDEGMVLSGFPGALTPDDQDARMDALLWAGQTGAAQRQLVWTSAARRPVFAARLAFRTNALNASDISSATQTLYANDAGYVADRAQWLRNSGASPSARAWLARPRSLTTRPGNAAEWYEVLVTNANGAANDSQYQVAYDIARQIDDAYPYGADVSTKSYAERDEYTNLAWLGGRVAMKQLGRPADAMTLFDRYARGSRSPQVRSKGYYWAGRAAEAAGLAPQAAAFYGQAAGYRDQYYGQLANERTGRALVAPPSVASVAIDPSARAAFDRRETVRAVKFLGQIGDWQDQTAFVRQIAADATTDTDHLLAAELSKTINRPDLGVMVGRSALANGLSDYSAVGFPMVAVPAGYEDNWTIIHAISRQESQFDRAAVSHAGARGLMQLMPATAREQSGKIGLAYNQAALTTDPNMSIMLGSSYFQRVYANYGSYPLAVAAYNAGGGNVNKWLRANGDPRTGAVDMVDWVEAIPYQETRNYVQRVLENAVVYDLMNPARAKSRGAARLSWYLGKNRPG from the coding sequence ATGGTAGCATCGATGTTGAAAACGAGCCTTCTTCTTGCAGTCGTGGCGGGGACGGTCGCCGCGTCCGGAGGCGGTCAGCAGACGCTCGATCGCTACAGCACGCAGCTTGCCAATATGGGGCCGAATGCGCAGCCGATGGCAAGCGACGGCGCGATCGCCGCGACGATCGCGCAGTGGCGCGCGCTGCAGCAGACCGATGCGCTTCCGTTCGACAGCTATGCGGGCTTCCTCATGGCGCATCCGGGCTGGCCGAACGAGGCCGCCAACCGCCGCGCGGCGGAGCGCAAGGCCGCCACCGGGTCGCCGGTCAGCGTCGCCGCGTTCTTCCGCCGCTATCCGCCGCAGTCGGCGTCGGGCGGCGTAGCTTATGCCCGCGCTCTGCAGGCGACGGGCGCGCGCGATCAGGCCTATGCCGCAGTGCGGACCGCGTGGCGCAGCAGCGGGCTGACGCCGACCGACGAGGGGATGGTGCTGTCGGGCTTTCCGGGTGCGCTGACGCCCGACGATCAGGACGCGCGGATGGATGCGCTGTTGTGGGCGGGCCAGACCGGGGCAGCACAGCGGCAACTGGTATGGACCAGCGCGGCGCGGCGGCCGGTGTTCGCGGCGCGGCTCGCGTTCCGGACGAATGCGCTAAATGCCTCGGACATCTCGTCCGCGACGCAGACCCTGTACGCCAACGATGCGGGCTATGTCGCGGACCGGGCGCAGTGGTTGCGCAATTCGGGGGCGAGTCCCTCGGCCCGCGCATGGCTGGCGCGGCCGCGGTCGCTTACAACGCGGCCGGGCAATGCGGCGGAATGGTACGAGGTGCTGGTCACCAACGCGAACGGCGCGGCGAACGACAGCCAGTATCAGGTCGCCTACGACATCGCGCGGCAGATCGACGATGCCTATCCCTATGGCGCCGACGTCTCGACCAAATCCTATGCCGAGCGCGACGAATATACCAATCTCGCCTGGCTCGGCGGCCGGGTGGCGATGAAGCAGCTCGGGCGGCCCGCGGATGCGATGACGCTGTTCGATCGCTATGCGCGCGGCTCGCGCTCGCCGCAGGTCCGGTCGAAGGGCTATTATTGGGCGGGGCGTGCGGCCGAGGCGGCGGGGCTCGCACCGCAGGCGGCGGCCTTCTACGGTCAGGCGGCCGGGTATCGCGATCAATATTACGGGCAGCTCGCGAACGAGCGGACCGGGCGCGCGCTGGTCGCGCCGCCATCGGTGGCGTCGGTCGCGATCGATCCGTCGGCGCGCGCGGCGTTCGACCGGCGCGAGACGGTGCGCGCGGTGAAGTTCCTCGGCCAGATCGGCGACTGGCAGGACCAGACCGCGTTCGTCCGCCAGATCGCCGCCGACGCGACGACCGATACCGATCATCTGCTCGCGGCCGAGCTGTCGAAGACGATCAATCGCCCCGATCTGGGCGTGATGGTCGGGCGGAGCGCATTGGCCAACGGGCTCAGCGATTATTCCGCGGTCGGCTTCCCGATGGTCGCGGTGCCGGCGGGGTATGAGGATAACTGGACGATCATCCACGCGATCTCGCGGCAGGAGAGCCAGTTCGATCGGGCCGCGGTCAGCCATGCCGGCGCGCGCGGGCTGATGCAGCTGATGCCCGCCACCGCGCGCGAGCAGTCGGGGAAGATCGGGCTGGCCTATAACCAGGCGGCGCTGACCACCGATCCGAACATGTCGATCATGCTGGGATCGAGCTATTTCCAGCGCGTGTACGCCAATTACGGCAGCTATCCGCTCGCGGTGGCGGCGTATAATGCGGGCGGCGGCAACGTGAACAAATGGCTCCGCGCGAACGGCGATCCGCGCACGGGCGCGGTCGACATGGTCGATTGGGTCGAGGCGATCCCGTACCAGGAGACGCGCAATTACGTGCAGCGCGTGCTGGAAAATGCGGTGGTGTACGACCTGATGAACCCCGCGCGGGCGAAGAGCCGGGGGGCTGCGCGGCTGTCGTGGTATCTGGGGAAGAACCGGCCGGGCTGA
- the greB gene encoding transcription elongation factor GreB, with protein sequence MDRPNYITPAGYAVLRTEYEQLLSTERPALVEVISWAAGNGDRSENGDYIYGRKRLREIDRRLGWLSKRMKAAKVVDPAVQEDRSRVWFGACVTVADEDDAERTLTLVGDDETDASNGRIGWNSPFARALRGAAIGDVRRVDLPAGEREYEVMAIAYP encoded by the coding sequence ATGGACCGCCCGAACTACATTACCCCAGCCGGCTACGCGGTGTTGCGCACCGAATACGAGCAGCTCCTCTCGACCGAACGACCTGCGCTCGTCGAGGTGATCTCTTGGGCCGCAGGCAATGGCGACCGTTCCGAGAACGGCGATTACATCTACGGCCGCAAGCGGCTGCGCGAGATCGACCGGCGGCTCGGCTGGCTGTCGAAGCGGATGAAGGCGGCCAAGGTCGTCGATCCCGCCGTGCAGGAAGATCGGTCGCGCGTGTGGTTCGGGGCGTGCGTGACGGTCGCGGACGAGGATGATGCCGAGCGGACTTTGACGCTGGTCGGCGACGACGAGACCGACGCGAGCAATGGCCGGATCGGCTGGAACTCGCCGTTCGCACGGGCGCTGCGCGGGGCTGCGATCGGTGACGTGCGGCGCGTGGACCTTCCTGCGGGCGAGCGCGAGTACGAGGTGATGGCGATCGCCTATCCGTGA
- a CDS encoding M13 family metallopeptidase, producing the protein MRKSIVTVILLASAASAIAQTSPSPTPSPTLAKAAKGSVASKDANKPQIGDFGFDMAGRDTSVTPGTDFFDYANGGWVKTTPIPADRSSYGMFHVLQDLSLERTRTILDVSAKTPGDKVGDFYTSFMDEAAVNAKGVTPVKPMLAALKATKDKTALVTEIAKLQRMGVGGLVGVGVQQDDKDPTTYVVGLGQSGLGLPDRDYYLKDDAKLATIRTAYQAYLTRMLTLAGEPNAAARAAAVFAMEKGLATAHWTRIESRDADKTYNKWTAADFAAKAPGFPWAQYMTAMGVTGRPFYLVAQPSAVTGEAKVFADTPVGVLQDYAMLKVLRSYAPYLSSDFDKTNFGFYGTTLSGTPEQQVRWKRGVSTVSGAMGEAIGEQYVAKYFPPASKAAADDLVKNVIAAMGERLKNLEWMAPETKTKALAKLAAFTPKIGYPDKWRDYSALQIQRGDLVGNVARANAFEYDRDLKKLGQPIDRAEWFMTPMTINAYANPTMNEVVFPAAILQPPFFDPKADPAVNYGGIGAVIGHEISHHFDDQGRKYDLNGKLTDWWTAQDVARFKVFTDALVKQYDAYEPLPGQHIQGGLTLGENIADLAGLTVAYDAYHKSLGGKPAPVIDGTTGDQRFYYGWAGVWRTKFRDAALQQTLLSDPHSPGHQRVLTVRNLDPWYAAFGAKPGEASYLAPANRVRIW; encoded by the coding sequence ATGCGTAAGTCGATTGTTACCGTGATCCTGCTCGCGTCCGCCGCATCGGCGATCGCGCAAACCAGCCCGTCGCCGACGCCTTCGCCGACGCTCGCCAAGGCCGCGAAGGGCTCGGTCGCGTCGAAAGACGCGAACAAGCCGCAGATCGGTGATTTCGGTTTCGACATGGCCGGCCGCGATACCAGCGTGACGCCGGGCACCGACTTTTTCGATTACGCGAACGGCGGCTGGGTGAAGACGACGCCGATCCCCGCCGATCGCTCGTCCTACGGCATGTTCCACGTCCTCCAGGACCTGTCGCTCGAACGCACGCGCACGATCCTCGACGTGTCGGCCAAGACGCCCGGCGACAAGGTCGGCGATTTCTACACCAGCTTCATGGACGAGGCCGCGGTCAACGCGAAGGGCGTGACCCCGGTCAAGCCGATGCTTGCCGCGCTGAAGGCGACCAAGGACAAGACCGCGCTCGTGACCGAGATCGCCAAGCTCCAGCGCATGGGCGTCGGCGGACTGGTCGGCGTCGGCGTGCAGCAGGACGACAAGGACCCGACCACCTATGTCGTCGGCCTCGGCCAGAGCGGACTCGGGCTGCCCGACCGCGATTATTATCTGAAGGATGATGCCAAGCTCGCCACCATCCGCACGGCGTACCAGGCGTATCTCACGCGGATGCTGACGCTCGCGGGCGAGCCCAATGCCGCCGCGCGTGCCGCCGCGGTCTTCGCGATGGAGAAGGGCCTCGCGACTGCGCACTGGACGCGGATCGAGAGCCGCGATGCCGACAAGACCTACAACAAGTGGACCGCCGCCGATTTCGCCGCGAAGGCCCCCGGCTTCCCCTGGGCGCAGTATATGACTGCAATGGGCGTCACCGGCCGTCCGTTCTACCTCGTCGCACAGCCCAGCGCGGTGACCGGCGAGGCCAAGGTGTTCGCCGACACGCCGGTCGGCGTCCTCCAGGACTATGCGATGCTCAAGGTACTGCGGTCGTATGCGCCGTACCTGTCGAGCGATTTCGACAAGACCAACTTCGGCTTCTACGGCACCACGCTGTCGGGCACGCCCGAGCAGCAGGTCCGCTGGAAGCGCGGCGTCTCGACCGTATCGGGCGCGATGGGCGAGGCGATCGGCGAGCAATATGTGGCCAAATATTTCCCGCCCGCCTCGAAGGCGGCAGCCGACGATCTGGTGAAGAACGTCATCGCGGCAATGGGCGAGCGTCTCAAGAACCTCGAATGGATGGCGCCCGAGACCAAGACCAAGGCGCTTGCCAAGCTGGCCGCGTTCACCCCCAAGATCGGCTATCCGGACAAGTGGCGCGATTATTCGGCGCTGCAGATCCAGCGCGGCGATCTCGTCGGTAACGTCGCGCGCGCCAACGCGTTCGAATATGACCGCGATCTCAAGAAGCTGGGCCAGCCGATCGATCGGGCCGAATGGTTCATGACGCCGATGACGATCAACGCCTATGCCAACCCGACGATGAACGAGGTCGTCTTCCCCGCCGCGATCCTCCAGCCGCCCTTCTTCGATCCGAAGGCGGACCCCGCGGTCAACTATGGCGGCATCGGCGCGGTGATCGGCCACGAGATCAGCCATCACTTTGACGATCAGGGCCGCAAATACGATCTCAACGGCAAGCTGACCGACTGGTGGACGGCACAGGACGTCGCGCGCTTCAAGGTGTTCACCGATGCGCTCGTGAAGCAGTATGACGCGTATGAGCCGCTGCCCGGCCAGCACATTCAGGGCGGGCTGACGCTCGGCGAGAACATCGCCGATCTGGCAGGGCTGACAGTGGCGTACGACGCGTATCACAAGTCGCTGGGCGGCAAGCCGGCGCCGGTCATCGACGGCACGACGGGCGACCAGCGCTTCTATTACGGCTGGGCGGGCGTGTGGCGCACCAAGTTCCGTGACGCCGCGCTCCAGCAGACATTGCTGTCGGATCCGCATTCGCCGGGCCATCAGCGCGTCCTGACCGTCCGCAACCTCGACCCCTGGTACGCCGCGTTCGGCGCCAAGCCCGGTGAGGCCAGCTACCTCGCCCCCGCCAACCGCGTCCGCATCTGGTAA